In Mesorhizobium sp., one DNA window encodes the following:
- a CDS encoding AMP-binding protein has translation MTAHPKFTQSYYPKTEGGKLIESTLGDLMLKNAAEVPDRLALIEGASDPAKRRRWTYRQLVDEAIACGRGLLKHFKPGDRVGLLAPETPEWVIFQHAMSFAGLIIVPINPAYTAREVAFILGNAGAAGVVHAKESRGKDLSAIVAEVKKQLGHLHTSIDVDDLASLQASGDPTQELPTQDPGQIMQIQYTSGTTGFPKGACLHHRGVINAAHFIVERAAFPRGGVWLNSMPMFHIGGAVVSEIGVFSRQGTFVLMKSFDPALFLELIEAEKVNCSLIVPTMILALLNHPDSKTRDLSSFNSILSGAAAVPEALVKRAKKEMKVEFAIMYGQTESNGPFLETFTTDSDELQSQTIGRPIPHVEVKVVDVVTLETVPVNTVGEYWVRGFNTMQGYYGQEEATRAALTEDGWLRTGDLGTMDENGYFRITGRLKEMIIRGGMNLYPSEIESILFAHDDVAQVAVVGLPDDTWGETVAAVIMPKNPDSPPKPDALWAYCRENLSPQKTPEHWIFVKEYPLTATGKIQKNVLREMCAEGKLTPVDWTRPERDSKVA, from the coding sequence ATGACCGCGCATCCCAAATTCACTCAGAGTTACTACCCCAAGACCGAGGGCGGGAAACTCATCGAAAGCACGCTTGGCGACCTGATGCTGAAGAATGCGGCGGAGGTGCCGGACCGGCTGGCGCTGATCGAAGGGGCGTCCGACCCGGCGAAACGCCGCCGCTGGACCTACCGGCAGCTCGTCGACGAGGCGATTGCCTGCGGACGCGGCCTGCTGAAGCACTTCAAACCCGGCGACCGGGTCGGCTTGCTGGCGCCGGAAACGCCGGAATGGGTCATCTTCCAGCATGCGATGAGCTTTGCCGGCCTGATCATCGTGCCGATCAATCCGGCCTACACTGCGCGCGAGGTCGCCTTCATCCTCGGCAATGCCGGCGCGGCTGGCGTGGTTCATGCCAAGGAGTCCCGCGGCAAGGATCTGTCGGCGATCGTCGCGGAGGTCAAGAAGCAGCTCGGCCACCTGCATACCAGCATCGATGTCGACGACCTGGCCAGCCTGCAGGCATCGGGCGACCCGACCCAGGAGCTGCCGACGCAGGACCCGGGCCAGATCATGCAAATCCAGTACACGTCGGGCACCACCGGCTTCCCGAAGGGCGCCTGTCTCCACCACCGTGGCGTCATCAATGCCGCCCATTTCATCGTTGAGCGCGCCGCCTTTCCGAGGGGGGGCGTGTGGCTGAACTCGATGCCGATGTTCCATATTGGCGGCGCCGTGGTGTCCGAGATCGGCGTCTTTTCGCGGCAGGGGACGTTCGTCCTGATGAAGTCGTTCGACCCGGCGCTGTTCCTCGAGCTGATCGAGGCGGAGAAGGTCAACTGCTCGCTGATCGTGCCGACGATGATCCTGGCGCTGCTCAACCACCCGGATTCGAAGACGCGAGATCTGTCCTCGTTCAACTCGATCCTGTCCGGCGCGGCCGCCGTGCCGGAGGCGCTGGTCAAGCGGGCAAAGAAGGAGATGAAGGTCGAGTTCGCCATCATGTACGGCCAGACCGAATCGAACGGTCCTTTCCTGGAGACGTTCACGACCGACAGCGACGAACTTCAGTCGCAGACCATCGGCCGACCGATCCCGCATGTCGAGGTCAAGGTGGTCGACGTCGTCACGCTGGAGACGGTGCCGGTCAACACCGTCGGCGAATACTGGGTCCGCGGCTTCAACACCATGCAGGGATATTACGGGCAGGAAGAGGCAACCCGCGCGGCCCTCACCGAGGACGGCTGGCTGCGCACGGGCGATCTCGGCACGATGGACGAGAATGGCTATTTCCGCATCACCGGGCGGCTCAAGGAGATGATCATTCGCGGCGGCATGAATCTCTATCCGTCCGAGATCGAAAGCATCCTGTTCGCGCACGACGACGTCGCGCAGGTGGCCGTCGTCGGCCTGCCGGACGACACATGGGGAGAGACCGTCGCGGCCGTCATCATGCCGAAGAACCCGGACTCGCCGCCGAAGCCCGACGCGCTTTGGGCCTATTGCCGCGAAAACCTGTCGCCGCAGAAGACCCCCGAACACTGGATCTTCGTCAAGGAGTATCCGCTCACGGCGACTGGCAAGATCCAGAAGAACGTGCTGCGCGAGATGTGCGCCGAGGGCAAGCTGACGCCGGTCGACTGGACGCGGCCGGAGCGCGATTCGAAGGTGGCATGA
- a CDS encoding MaoC/PaaZ C-terminal domain-containing protein, with the protein MTLSSVSATSTNDWFEDQQVGRTQDTPSRTVTEADVNMFGGLTGDLAELHTSEGYARTTEFGGRIAHGMLSLSLAHGLVVRSGHMVGTGIALLGWNAIRFHAPVRLGDTVRARWTTIEKRESRSRPDAGIVVDRIELFALDGTPVVSGEVAELVRKRPRSS; encoded by the coding sequence GTGACCTTGTCGAGCGTCTCCGCGACATCGACGAATGACTGGTTCGAAGACCAGCAGGTCGGTCGGACGCAGGATACGCCGAGTAGAACCGTGACCGAGGCGGACGTGAACATGTTCGGAGGGTTGACGGGGGATCTTGCGGAACTCCACACCAGCGAGGGCTATGCCCGCACGACCGAATTCGGCGGCCGCATCGCTCATGGGATGCTGTCCCTGTCGCTTGCACACGGCCTCGTCGTGCGGTCCGGACATATGGTCGGGACTGGCATCGCCCTGCTGGGCTGGAACGCGATCAGGTTCCATGCGCCGGTGCGGCTTGGCGATACGGTCCGAGCGCGCTGGACGACGATCGAAAAGCGCGAGAGCCGCAGTCGGCCCGATGCCGGCATCGTGGTCGACAGGATCGAACTGTTCGCGCTTGACGGCACGCCGGTCGTTTCCGGCGAGGTCGCAGAGCTCGTGCGCAAGCGGCCGCGTTCGTCTTAG
- a CDS encoding ABC transporter ATP-binding protein: MLRLEQVSAGYNRSIALDNASIEIPQGKIVSVAGANGAGKSTIVNTVSRLVTVYSGKITFEGRDITASKPAAVVDMGIVQVPEGRQVFAPLTVEENLRLGFTRLASGPNPAQKYRERLDYVLDLFPRLRERITQRAGTMSGGEQQMVAVSRALMAEPKLLMLDEPSLGLAPMIVDQIFDILQKLRRDGLTILLVEQHADEALQLADYGYVMAVGRVRAQGPGNDLRDHPALRQSYLGREAVS; the protein is encoded by the coding sequence ATGCTGCGGCTTGAACAGGTTTCCGCCGGCTACAACCGGTCCATCGCGCTCGACAATGCGTCGATCGAGATTCCGCAAGGCAAGATCGTGTCCGTCGCCGGCGCCAACGGCGCCGGCAAGTCGACTATCGTGAACACGGTGTCGCGGCTTGTCACTGTCTACTCCGGCAAAATCACCTTCGAGGGCCGGGACATCACGGCTTCCAAGCCTGCTGCGGTGGTCGACATGGGGATCGTCCAGGTGCCAGAGGGCAGGCAGGTGTTTGCGCCCCTCACCGTGGAAGAAAACCTGCGCCTTGGTTTCACGAGACTCGCCAGCGGTCCGAACCCTGCGCAAAAATACCGCGAGCGGCTGGACTATGTCCTCGATCTCTTTCCACGTCTGAGAGAACGCATCACCCAGCGGGCCGGCACCATGTCGGGCGGCGAGCAGCAGATGGTCGCGGTTTCGCGGGCGCTGATGGCCGAGCCGAAGCTGCTGATGCTCGACGAGCCTTCGCTCGGCCTCGCGCCAATGATTGTCGATCAGATCTTCGACATCCTGCAGAAGTTGCGCCGGGATGGATTGACGATCCTTCTGGTCGAGCAGCACGCCGACGAGGCGCTGCAGCTCGCCGACTACGGCTACGTGATGGCGGTCGGCCGCGTGCGCGCACAGGGACCCGGCAACGACCTGCGCGACCACCCCGCACTGCGGCAGAGCTATCTCGGGCGAGAGGCCGTCTCGTGA
- a CDS encoding ABC transporter ATP-binding protein yields MTGSDPLLKLDTVTRRFGGLVAVNEVSFQIRSGEVKGLIGPNGAGKSTTFDLVTGVRPPSSGEVYFRGQRVTTQPAHTRSPMGMARTFQIVRLFSGLSVLENVQLGLHPKFPDGIIRSLLRLGSLSGQERASRERAMDLLAFVGLADRAGHAIDQLTLGQLRLVDIARALAADPVLLMLDEPAAGLNDAETDNLGEMLVRLRQQGLSMLLVEHDIDFIMKACDSIVVMDHGVKIADGLPGEVARNPDVIAAYFGRRAVHAAA; encoded by the coding sequence GTGACCGGCTCCGACCCGCTTCTGAAACTCGATACCGTGACCCGGCGCTTCGGCGGCCTGGTCGCCGTCAACGAGGTCTCCTTCCAGATCCGCAGCGGCGAGGTGAAGGGGCTGATCGGGCCGAACGGGGCCGGCAAGTCGACAACGTTCGATCTCGTCACCGGCGTTCGGCCGCCGAGCTCCGGCGAGGTTTATTTCCGCGGCCAGCGCGTGACGACGCAGCCGGCGCACACGCGGTCGCCGATGGGCATGGCGCGCACCTTCCAGATCGTGAGGCTGTTCTCCGGACTGTCGGTATTGGAGAATGTGCAATTGGGCCTGCATCCGAAGTTCCCCGACGGCATCATCCGCTCGCTGCTTCGCCTGGGGTCGCTCTCCGGGCAAGAGCGAGCCAGCCGGGAGAGAGCGATGGACCTGCTGGCATTCGTCGGCCTGGCCGATCGCGCCGGCCATGCCATCGACCAGCTGACGCTCGGTCAGCTCCGCCTCGTCGACATTGCACGAGCGCTTGCGGCGGATCCCGTCCTGCTGATGCTGGACGAGCCGGCGGCGGGACTGAACGATGCCGAAACCGACAATCTCGGCGAAATGCTGGTCCGCCTGCGTCAGCAAGGGCTATCCATGCTTCTCGTCGAACACGATATCGACTTCATCATGAAGGCTTGCGACAGCATCGTGGTGATGGACCATGGCGTGAAGATTGCCGACGGGCTCCCGGGGGAAGTCGCCCGCAACCCGGACGTCATCGCAGCCTATTTCGGACGGAGGGCCGTGCATGCTGCGGCTTGA
- a CDS encoding branched-chain amino acid ABC transporter permease, with the protein MAANTVPGAPRSPTIVPVLVVLALGIALPFLLTSGFHLRLAMLVWIYAILCMGFNLLYGYSGQISLGSPAFYAIGGYAFAMLQTMLGMGPVSAFVGSLLLVAVLSLLIGLPLLRLRTHYLAMATLAFMLVQNGVANRWINFTGGQSGVAVPPLEWGGEPIGRMGIYFVILALAAAVFIFHDFLIRSHLGRAMQAIRDDETAAQALGVKVTRMKLAVLVLSAVMAAIAGVCFGITSLRVDPSLSEFHVLVSLLTIVVVGGLGTRFGPILGSIIVVLLPQLLHEFGELETVVYGLFILLFLLFLPHGLSGLLERREWRLRRTEKKPAPAVTRNLKEELP; encoded by the coding sequence ATGGCCGCGAACACTGTTCCCGGGGCCCCCCGCTCGCCGACCATCGTCCCGGTGCTGGTCGTCCTGGCGCTGGGGATCGCACTGCCCTTCCTGCTGACGAGCGGCTTCCATCTGCGGCTGGCAATGCTGGTCTGGATCTATGCGATCCTGTGCATGGGCTTCAACCTGCTTTACGGCTACTCAGGTCAGATCTCGCTCGGCTCGCCCGCCTTCTATGCCATCGGCGGCTATGCCTTCGCGATGCTGCAGACCATGCTGGGGATGGGTCCGGTTTCGGCCTTTGTCGGCTCACTGCTGCTGGTGGCGGTGCTGTCGCTGCTGATCGGACTGCCGCTGCTGAGGCTGCGCACCCACTACCTTGCCATGGCGACGCTCGCCTTCATGCTGGTGCAGAACGGCGTCGCCAACCGCTGGATCAACTTCACAGGCGGCCAGAGCGGCGTCGCCGTGCCGCCGCTCGAATGGGGTGGTGAGCCGATAGGGCGCATGGGGATCTATTTCGTCATTCTCGCGCTCGCGGCGGCGGTATTCATCTTCCACGATTTCCTGATCCGGTCACACCTCGGCCGCGCCATGCAAGCGATCCGCGACGATGAGACTGCGGCACAGGCACTCGGCGTGAAGGTAACCCGCATGAAGCTTGCGGTACTGGTGCTGTCGGCCGTCATGGCGGCGATCGCCGGCGTATGCTTCGGCATCACCTCTCTGCGGGTCGACCCCAGCCTTTCCGAATTCCACGTCCTGGTGTCGCTGCTGACGATCGTCGTCGTCGGCGGGCTGGGAACGCGGTTCGGGCCGATCCTCGGCTCGATCATCGTCGTGCTGCTGCCGCAGCTCCTGCATGAATTCGGAGAATTGGAGACGGTCGTCTACGGCCTCTTCATCCTACTGTTCCTGCTGTTCCTGCCGCATGGCCTGTCCGGGCTGCTCGAGCGTCGCGAATGGCGGCTGCGCCGGACGGAGAAGAAGCCCGCGCCGGCGGTAACGCGCAACTTGAAGGAGGAGTTGCCGTGA
- a CDS encoding branched-chain amino acid ABC transporter permease codes for MLMKLSYLLLAGLTNGSVYGLIGLSLSVIYGSSRVINFAQGEFVMLGAMCAVLFMVTLALPWPLAMLAMIAVVVVAALALDYGVYRPLMKRKAAPLTIMIGTLAGAIVVYGLAFLLWGPDQRYVPPVLSLTPMRIGFLVTNAQQISLIAIFFAFLVATWYLLYRTRFGLTVRATGVNPKVALLMGIRSERIVQFSFIFSATISGVAGMMVGPLLGGHVGMGLLLTVKGFMAAILGGLGSPFAAAAGGIAIGMMEALMAGYGTSLYAEPAIFVLILLVLIVRPYGLLGDYEAERR; via the coding sequence ATGCTCATGAAGCTCAGCTACCTGCTGCTGGCCGGCCTGACCAATGGCAGCGTTTACGGCCTGATCGGGCTGTCCCTTTCCGTCATCTACGGCTCTTCCCGCGTGATCAATTTCGCCCAGGGCGAGTTCGTCATGCTCGGCGCCATGTGTGCCGTCCTGTTCATGGTGACGCTCGCGCTACCGTGGCCGCTCGCTATGCTGGCGATGATCGCCGTGGTCGTCGTTGCCGCGCTGGCACTCGACTATGGTGTTTACCGGCCGCTGATGAAGCGCAAGGCAGCGCCGCTGACCATCATGATCGGCACACTGGCCGGTGCGATCGTTGTCTACGGACTGGCTTTCCTGCTCTGGGGCCCCGACCAGCGCTACGTGCCGCCGGTTCTGTCGTTGACGCCGATGCGTATCGGCTTCCTCGTCACCAATGCGCAGCAGATCTCGCTGATCGCTATCTTCTTCGCCTTTCTCGTGGCCACTTGGTATCTGCTCTATCGCACCCGATTCGGCCTGACCGTGCGCGCGACAGGCGTCAATCCGAAGGTCGCCCTACTGATGGGCATTCGCTCCGAGCGCATCGTTCAGTTCTCGTTCATCTTCTCGGCCACCATTTCCGGCGTCGCCGGCATGATGGTCGGCCCCCTCCTGGGCGGCCATGTCGGCATGGGCCTTCTGCTCACCGTCAAGGGCTTCATGGCCGCGATACTGGGCGGGCTGGGCTCGCCCTTCGCCGCCGCCGCCGGCGGTATCGCCATCGGCATGATGGAAGCGCTGATGGCCGGCTATGGCACGTCGCTCTATGCGGAGCCGGCCATCTTCGTCCTCATCCTGCTGGTCCTGATCGTGCGCCCTTACGGCCTCCTCGGCGACTACGAAGCGGAGCGCCGTTGA
- a CDS encoding ABC transporter substrate-binding protein, with translation MHRIIQLLYRSAATAGLLVAVGAAAYAEPLKLVICHVDDRSGSAADTGIESLNGLKMVIDPLNEAGGINGQKVELITYDTKTDPQLAANFGTRCSEDDKGLLIIGGSPSAVANSLVTVANQTKTPLYILAAAAPNVTDNAEYQFRFGPKVTQDSIAVADALSKNGIKSVAIINNSVPFGISGAASATEELAKKNITVATQQTYDVAATDVSPQVINLMQADAEAILVYPYPADGARVIRTIRQMDIDKPVIMPRVGMMKAFRDLAADTGNGVLVPSSVDTTRPEVAELFKKYSEQFGPLAISPSPAQGYDAGTLTVAVLKDEKVQAAIQAGDLQGARDAIRDATTRHGDFVGMQGTAQSGYKFSKSHHGPTDEGFFVFVKVADDGKSLEAVDAAAALKK, from the coding sequence ATGCATCGCATCATCCAGTTGCTATATCGTTCCGCCGCGACCGCCGGCCTGCTCGTCGCGGTCGGCGCGGCAGCGTATGCGGAGCCGCTGAAGCTCGTCATCTGCCACGTGGACGACCGCTCCGGTTCGGCCGCCGACACCGGTATCGAAAGCCTGAACGGGCTCAAGATGGTCATCGACCCGCTCAACGAGGCGGGCGGAATCAATGGCCAGAAAGTCGAGCTGATCACCTACGACACCAAGACCGACCCGCAGCTCGCCGCGAACTTCGGCACACGCTGCTCGGAGGACGACAAGGGTCTTCTCATCATCGGCGGCAGCCCGTCGGCCGTGGCCAACTCGCTGGTGACAGTCGCCAACCAGACCAAGACGCCGCTCTACATTCTCGCCGCGGCGGCGCCGAACGTCACCGACAATGCCGAATACCAGTTCCGGTTTGGCCCGAAGGTGACCCAGGATTCGATCGCGGTCGCCGATGCCCTGTCCAAGAACGGCATCAAGTCGGTCGCCATCATCAACAATTCAGTGCCCTTCGGCATCTCCGGCGCTGCGTCGGCGACCGAGGAGCTCGCCAAGAAGAACATTACGGTCGCGACGCAGCAGACCTATGACGTCGCCGCGACGGACGTGTCGCCGCAGGTCATCAACCTGATGCAGGCCGATGCCGAAGCGATTCTCGTTTACCCTTATCCGGCCGACGGCGCGCGCGTCATCCGCACCATCCGCCAGATGGACATCGACAAGCCGGTGATCATGCCGCGCGTCGGCATGATGAAGGCGTTCCGCGATCTGGCCGCAGACACCGGCAACGGCGTGCTCGTCCCGTCATCGGTCGACACGACGAGGCCGGAGGTGGCCGAACTCTTCAAAAAGTATTCGGAACAGTTCGGTCCGCTCGCGATCTCGCCGTCGCCCGCCCAGGGCTATGACGCCGGCACGCTGACGGTCGCGGTGCTGAAGGACGAGAAAGTCCAGGCCGCGATCCAGGCCGGCGACCTCCAGGGCGCGCGCGACGCGATCCGCGATGCGACCACGCGGCACGGAGACTTCGTCGGCATGCAGGGCACGGCCCAAAGTGGCTACAAGTTCTCGAAGAGCCATCACGGGCCGACCGACGAAGGGTTCTTCGTCTTTGTGAAGGTCGCTGACGACGGCAAGTCGCTCGAAGCAGTCGACGCGGCCGCGGCCCTGAAGAAGTAG
- a CDS encoding zinc-binding dehydrogenase has product MRVQAAFASGQNRPIEVAEFDLDGPRQGEVLVEVKAAGLCHSDMSFFDGSRNWSDYPIVLGHEGAGIVRDVGPGVTSLAPGDHVILAGIPECGSCPACRSRKTNLCDQYFRQVDRRPFSRDGRAVRAFCELGTFSPLVTVREWQAASIRPDVPLDVICCLSCAGATGVGSAIFTAKVEPGSSVVVFGLGGIGLNVVEGARIAGATTIIGVDTNPAKDETARRLGVSHFIDPRATADVVGAVRGITGGGADYAFECVGSSTILSQAVESTRIGWGTTVTIGILPGDQRIDLRPRALQEGRRLIGSYLGNIKTRSELPLLADWYVEGKLHFDDLISHRIGLQDIATGFDLLARGEARRVVIAL; this is encoded by the coding sequence ATGAGGGTTCAGGCCGCTTTCGCTTCCGGACAAAACCGGCCGATCGAGGTGGCGGAATTCGACCTTGACGGTCCGCGTCAGGGCGAGGTTCTGGTGGAGGTGAAAGCGGCCGGCCTCTGCCACTCCGACATGTCATTCTTCGACGGCTCGCGAAACTGGTCCGACTACCCGATCGTGCTCGGCCATGAGGGCGCAGGCATCGTGCGCGATGTCGGCCCCGGCGTGACCTCGCTCGCGCCGGGCGACCACGTCATCCTCGCCGGCATTCCCGAATGCGGTTCGTGCCCCGCCTGCCGATCGCGCAAGACCAATCTGTGCGACCAGTATTTCAGGCAGGTCGATCGCCGGCCGTTCTCGCGCGACGGACGCGCTGTGCGCGCCTTCTGTGAACTCGGCACGTTTTCTCCCCTCGTCACGGTCCGCGAATGGCAGGCCGCGAGCATCAGGCCGGACGTGCCGCTCGACGTGATATGCTGCCTGTCCTGCGCGGGGGCCACCGGGGTTGGATCCGCGATCTTCACCGCGAAGGTCGAACCTGGCAGCAGCGTCGTCGTGTTCGGGCTCGGAGGCATCGGGCTGAACGTCGTCGAGGGTGCCCGCATCGCGGGTGCCACGACCATCATCGGGGTGGATACCAATCCGGCGAAGGACGAGACGGCACGCCGCCTGGGCGTCAGCCATTTCATCGATCCGCGTGCCACGGCCGACGTTGTCGGCGCCGTCCGCGGCATCACGGGAGGCGGCGCGGACTACGCATTCGAATGCGTGGGCTCGTCGACGATCCTGTCACAGGCGGTCGAATCCACCCGCATCGGCTGGGGGACGACGGTGACGATCGGCATCCTTCCCGGCGACCAGCGCATCGATCTCAGACCCCGCGCACTGCAGGAGGGGCGCCGGCTGATTGGCTCCTACCTCGGCAACATCAAGACGCGCAGCGAACTACCACTTCTGGCCGACTGGTATGTGGAGGGCAAGTTGCATTTCGACGACCTGATCTCGCATCGCATTGGCCTGCAGGACATCGCGACGGGCTTTGACTTGCTGGCACGCGGAGAAGCGCGACGCGTGGTGATCGCGTTATGA
- a CDS encoding acyl-CoA dehydratase activase translates to MKQHVMGVDFGSTTAKTVILDLKGNIVSHAVAHMGAVSGNGVKQSMKDALEAAALTQADIGRTVSTGYGRRMLDEADKNYTEITCHARGAVAMVPGARLVIDIGGQDSKVISVDANGLVSQFAMNDRCAAGTGKFLEVLARAMEIPLEDMGATALAAQEKLKISSMCATFAETEVISLLAEGHPKTDVLGAVHKAIASRTLGLVGRVGKKGPVVMTGGVANNPAAVHYIQEELQMPLILPDVPQIAGALGAALIGLDDYRAENRHLLISEAEDMAREEQMAADKACIPGCRGVPEFAVDPREKQPVPGKLKSLVGSLQKHF, encoded by the coding sequence ATGAAACAGCACGTGATGGGCGTGGACTTTGGCTCCACCACCGCAAAGACGGTCATCCTCGACCTTAAGGGCAACATTGTTTCCCACGCCGTCGCCCACATGGGCGCGGTGTCCGGCAACGGCGTGAAGCAGTCGATGAAGGACGCGCTGGAGGCCGCTGCCCTGACACAGGCCGACATCGGCCGCACCGTCTCGACCGGCTACGGCCGCCGTATGCTGGACGAGGCGGACAAGAACTACACCGAGATCACCTGCCACGCGCGCGGCGCCGTCGCGATGGTGCCAGGCGCGCGGCTGGTGATCGATATCGGCGGGCAGGACAGCAAGGTCATCTCGGTCGATGCCAACGGGCTCGTGTCGCAGTTTGCGATGAACGACCGCTGCGCCGCCGGCACCGGAAAGTTCCTGGAAGTCTTGGCGCGGGCGATGGAAATTCCGCTGGAGGACATGGGCGCCACGGCGCTTGCAGCGCAGGAAAAGTTGAAGATCTCGTCCATGTGCGCGACCTTCGCCGAGACCGAGGTGATCTCGCTGCTGGCCGAAGGACATCCCAAGACAGACGTGCTGGGCGCCGTGCACAAGGCGATCGCGTCGCGCACGCTGGGCCTCGTCGGGCGCGTCGGCAAGAAGGGTCCGGTCGTGATGACCGGCGGCGTCGCCAACAATCCGGCCGCCGTCCACTACATCCAGGAAGAGCTGCAGATGCCGCTGATCCTGCCCGACGTGCCGCAGATCGCGGGCGCGCTGGGGGCGGCGCTGATCGGCCTCGACGACTACAGGGCCGAGAACCGGCATCTTCTCATCTCCGAAGCCGAGGATATGGCGCGCGAGGAGCAGATGGCGGCGGACAAGGCCTGCATCCCGGGATGCCGCGGCGTGCCGGAATTCGCCGTCGATCCGCGCGAGAAGCAGCCCGTCCCGGGCAAACTGAAATCGCTCGTCGGCTCGCTGCAAAAGCATTTCTGA
- a CDS encoding 2-hydroxyacyl-CoA dehydratase subunit D: protein MNIAVKSPFEEKKANKLQSTRIAGKLVNDYWEMVWRAKEEGKLVCWYEGSAINPFLEAADICWVHGEAYSAMLAARHQEGTAQRVAEERGYMRELCSYARTHLGCAVSNQRLRGDNAGATPDDDDLTWKLPPPDMIISAYAYCSTGQQWDEMTSRVFGKKIPIFNVSLPWIWGSKPDAGYLRGQEWEETSTYVERQLFDMVKFIEERTGKPYPWDRLYSMMADIRRASELRLEAMELCTAQPAPASFFDWVVSIAPINNLPVAGVKDYFETVLAEVKQRVKDGEGAVPDEKYRLFFDGIMNWNKVGWLANKFAKWDASVVAGRYTHMAFWQEPSLIDPNAPVRGMAQNYLICPNNHAAPILIDLIMGLCRKFKVDGMVIHASRTCRAFTNPQFMIADTAHKQLGIPTSMFEGDVTDESFYKDELLNSRVEAMLEAIEHRRMVHAA, encoded by the coding sequence ATGAATATCGCCGTGAAATCCCCCTTCGAGGAGAAGAAGGCCAACAAGCTCCAGTCGACCCGCATCGCCGGCAAGCTGGTCAACGACTACTGGGAGATGGTCTGGCGCGCCAAGGAAGAGGGCAAGCTGGTCTGCTGGTACGAAGGATCGGCGATCAACCCGTTCCTCGAGGCGGCCGACATCTGCTGGGTGCACGGCGAAGCCTATTCGGCCATGCTCGCCGCCCGCCACCAGGAAGGCACCGCGCAGCGCGTGGCCGAGGAACGCGGCTACATGCGCGAGCTCTGCTCCTATGCGCGCACGCATCTCGGCTGCGCGGTGTCGAACCAGCGGCTGCGCGGCGACAATGCCGGCGCGACGCCGGACGACGACGACCTGACCTGGAAGCTGCCGCCGCCGGACATGATTATCTCGGCCTATGCCTATTGCTCCACCGGGCAGCAATGGGACGAGATGACCAGCCGCGTCTTCGGCAAGAAGATACCGATCTTCAACGTGTCGCTGCCGTGGATCTGGGGCTCGAAGCCGGATGCCGGATATTTGCGCGGACAGGAGTGGGAAGAGACCTCGACCTATGTCGAGCGCCAGCTCTTCGACATGGTGAAATTCATCGAAGAGCGCACAGGCAAGCCGTATCCGTGGGACCGGCTCTATTCGATGATGGCCGACATCCGCCGCGCCTCGGAACTGCGGCTCGAAGCGATGGAACTCTGCACCGCGCAGCCGGCTCCGGCGAGCTTCTTCGACTGGGTGGTTTCGATCGCGCCGATCAACAATCTGCCGGTCGCAGGCGTCAAGGATTACTTCGAGACCGTGCTGGCCGAGGTCAAGCAGCGCGTCAAGGACGGTGAAGGCGCCGTGCCGGATGAGAAGTATCGTCTCTTCTTCGACGGTATCATGAATTGGAACAAGGTCGGCTGGCTCGCCAACAAGTTCGCGAAGTGGGACGCTTCTGTGGTGGCCGGACGCTACACGCATATGGCCTTCTGGCAGGAGCCGAGCCTGATCGACCCGAACGCGCCCGTGCGCGGCATGGCGCAGAACTATCTGATCTGCCCGAACAACCATGCGGCGCCGATCCTGATCGACCTGATCATGGGCCTGTGCCGCAAGTTCAAGGTGGACGGCATGGTGATCCACGCGTCGCGCACCTGTCGTGCCTTCACCAATCCGCAGTTCATGATCGCCGACACCGCGCACAAGCAGCTAGGTATCCCGACATCCATGTTCGAGGGCGACGTCACCGACGAGTCTTTCTACAAGGACGAACTGCTGAACAGCCGCGTCGAAGCAATGCTCGAAGCGATCGAGCACCGGCGCATGGTGCACGCCGCCTGA